One Bradyrhizobium sp. CCGB12 genomic window carries:
- a CDS encoding bifunctional transcriptional activator/DNA repair enzyme AdaA, whose amino-acid sequence MLSFATCNAARLRRDPRFDGRFFTAVKTTRIYCRPVCPAKQPLTRNVGYYPTAAAAEAAGFRPCLRCRPETAPFCPAWNGTRSTVARAVKLINDGALDQDSVVTLAMRLGISSRHLARLFERHVGATPQQLAKTLRVQRAKRLLDAGHHTMTEIAFQAGFGSLRRFNAAFAELYGRSPSSLRAPRTSSGLRVTAQNSPGLRSSP is encoded by the coding sequence ATGCTGAGCTTTGCGACCTGCAACGCCGCGCGCCTGCGCCGCGATCCCCGCTTTGACGGCCGTTTCTTCACGGCGGTGAAGACCACGAGGATCTATTGCCGCCCGGTCTGCCCGGCCAAGCAGCCGCTGACGCGCAACGTCGGCTATTATCCGACGGCGGCCGCGGCGGAAGCGGCGGGCTTCCGGCCCTGCCTGCGCTGCCGCCCCGAGACCGCACCGTTCTGCCCGGCCTGGAACGGCACGCGCTCGACGGTCGCGCGTGCGGTGAAGCTGATCAACGACGGCGCACTCGACCAGGATTCGGTGGTGACGCTCGCGATGCGGCTCGGCATCTCCTCGCGTCATCTGGCGCGATTGTTCGAGCGGCATGTCGGCGCCACGCCGCAGCAGCTTGCCAAGACGTTGCGCGTGCAGCGCGCCAAGCGCCTGCTCGATGCCGGCCATCACACCATGACGGAGATCGCGTTCCAGGCCGGCTTCGGCAGCCTGCGCCGCTTCAACGCCGCCTTCGCAGAACTCTATGGCCGCTCGCCGTCGAGCCTGCGTGCTCCGCGCACGTCATCCGGTCTGCGCGTAACCGCTCAGAACAGTCCCGGGCTGAGATCCAGCCCATAG
- a CDS encoding ABC transporter substrate-binding protein — MRRRHFLGLVTGGVIWPIAATAQPVTRLIGVLVLGNPNPESFLKELRDGLRELGHLENRDIQLQIRSAGGNAAVLADAAADLVRLKVDIIVAWQTPAATAAKRATAEIPIVMTSGDPVGTGLVASLSRPGGNVTGVDSFGAQLGGKCVELIRDTIPSAHRVAILANAADPFTKSFLAEIDKVAGSIGVATQPLMRHPDDEFETAFAEMRNGAADAVIIQPTLLRATSIELALKNKLASFSIVRALPAAGGLMAYTQDAAEQTRAMASYVDKILKGGKPAEMPVSQPTKFELIINLKTARALNLHIPPTLLARAHEVIE, encoded by the coding sequence ATGAGGCGCCGACATTTTCTGGGTCTTGTAACCGGAGGGGTCATTTGGCCAATCGCGGCTACAGCGCAGCCGGTCACGCGCCTCATTGGCGTACTCGTCCTCGGCAATCCGAATCCCGAATCATTCCTGAAAGAACTGCGCGACGGACTTCGGGAACTCGGCCATCTCGAGAATCGGGACATCCAGCTGCAAATCCGTTCGGCGGGAGGCAATGCAGCCGTGCTTGCCGACGCGGCCGCCGACCTCGTGAGGCTAAAGGTTGACATTATCGTCGCCTGGCAGACGCCAGCGGCTACGGCTGCAAAACGTGCCACAGCCGAAATACCGATCGTGATGACCTCAGGCGATCCGGTCGGCACTGGCCTCGTCGCCAGCCTGTCTCGGCCGGGCGGCAACGTAACCGGAGTGGATAGTTTCGGGGCTCAGCTCGGAGGCAAATGCGTCGAACTGATTCGCGATACGATTCCGTCGGCGCATCGGGTGGCGATCCTTGCCAATGCGGCTGACCCATTCACCAAATCCTTCCTCGCGGAGATTGACAAAGTCGCGGGTAGTATCGGTGTCGCGACGCAGCCATTGATGCGCCATCCCGACGATGAATTCGAGACCGCTTTCGCTGAAATGCGGAATGGCGCGGCCGATGCTGTGATCATTCAGCCTACTCTTTTGCGCGCTACCAGCATTGAGTTGGCGCTGAAAAACAAACTTGCGTCATTCTCCATAGTACGGGCATTGCCGGCGGCGGGTGGGCTCATGGCGTACACGCAGGATGCGGCGGAGCAGACCCGAGCAATGGCAAGCTACGTCGACAAGATATTGAAGGGAGGAAAGCCGGCTGAGATGCCGGTTTCGCAACCGACCAAATTTGAGCTGATCATCAACCTCAAAACCGCCAGGGCACTCAATCTCCATATTCCGCCGACCCTGCTCGCGCGGGCCCACGAGGTGATTGAATAG
- the pdxY gene encoding pyridoxal kinase, whose product MLVISIQSQVVHGHVGNSAAAYAVQAEGVNVAAVPTTLLSNHPRYPSLRGRVLETELVADLLKGVEERDLVDEAAVLVTGYLGSPGNAAVVADFVERALVCNSKLVYLCDPVIGDDGRVYVADGILDVVRHRLLPAANLTTPNRFELELLAGLTIADAQDLRTACAALAGHGRIDVVATGCTLADTAEGQLETILCADGHLSRFATPRLPIRPYGTGDLLTGLIAAHLAKGEATEVAVQLAVETIFAVLVRTQEAGTAEMRLVPLPTAGGKP is encoded by the coding sequence ATGCTTGTCATCTCCATTCAAAGCCAGGTGGTCCACGGCCATGTCGGCAACAGCGCGGCTGCCTATGCCGTGCAGGCGGAGGGTGTGAACGTCGCGGCGGTGCCGACGACGCTGCTGTCGAACCATCCGCGCTATCCGAGCCTGCGCGGGCGGGTGCTGGAGACCGAGCTGGTCGCCGATCTCTTGAAGGGCGTGGAGGAGCGCGATCTCGTCGACGAGGCGGCCGTGCTCGTCACCGGCTATCTCGGCTCGCCCGGCAATGCCGCCGTCGTCGCCGACTTCGTCGAGCGGGCCTTGGTATGCAATTCGAAGCTCGTCTATCTCTGTGATCCCGTGATCGGGGACGACGGCCGCGTCTATGTCGCCGACGGAATCCTGGACGTGGTCCGGCATCGGTTGCTGCCGGCCGCGAACCTGACCACACCGAACCGGTTCGAGCTCGAGCTGCTGGCGGGCCTCACGATTGCCGATGCGCAGGACCTGCGCACCGCCTGCGCGGCGCTCGCGGGACACGGACGCATCGACGTCGTCGCGACCGGCTGCACGCTCGCGGATACGGCTGAAGGGCAGTTGGAGACGATCCTCTGCGCCGACGGCCATTTGTCGCGCTTCGCAACGCCGCGTCTGCCGATCCGGCCCTATGGCACTGGCGACCTCCTCACCGGTCTGATTGCAGCGCATCTGGCCAAGGGCGAGGCGACGGAGGTTGCGGTGCAGCTCGCGGTGGAGACCATCTTTGCGGTGCTGGTGCGCACGCAAGAGGCGGGTACGGCCGAGATGCGTCTCGTGCCGCTGCCGACCGCAGGCGGCAAGCCGTAG
- a CDS encoding Flp family type IVb pilin — protein sequence MKCKWAEFVADESGATAIEYGLIAAGIALAIIEIIYALGTNLVAKLQSLAAALK from the coding sequence TTGAAATGCAAATGGGCCGAATTCGTCGCCGATGAATCCGGCGCCACCGCGATCGAATATGGACTGATCGCAGCCGGCATCGCACTCGCGATCATCGAGATCATCTATGCGCTCGGCACCAATCTCGTCGCAAAGCTGCAATCGCTCGCGGCCGCACTGAAATAG
- a CDS encoding VOC family protein — protein MTFLLNIDVPDVETATTFYTEAFGLAVGRRFGTDFVELLGWPAPVYLLTKQAGTVGAGGDRRRYARHWTPVHIDVVVDDVDAAVERALRAGAILEVAASDAPYGRIAMLADPFGHGFCLLAFSERGYDALIGA, from the coding sequence ATGACCTTCCTCCTCAACATCGACGTCCCCGACGTCGAGACAGCCACGACCTTCTACACCGAAGCATTCGGCCTCGCCGTCGGCCGCCGCTTCGGCACCGACTTCGTCGAGCTGCTGGGCTGGCCGGCGCCGGTGTATCTGCTCACCAAGCAGGCCGGCACGGTGGGTGCCGGCGGCGACCGCCGCCGCTACGCGCGGCACTGGACGCCCGTGCATATCGACGTCGTCGTCGACGATGTCGATGCCGCCGTCGAACGCGCGCTGCGCGCCGGCGCGATCCTCGAGGTCGCCGCAAGCGATGCGCCATATGGGCGGATCGCCATGTTGGCCGATCCGTTCGGGCACGGGTTCTGTCTGCTGGCGTTCAGCGAGCGGGGCTATGACGCGCTGATCGGGGCGTAG
- a CDS encoding nuclear transport factor 2 family protein, which produces MTSPRDIVLNAWKTFSSRDAARIAALFTDDAQWIAPKGNATAIALDHTDHMVGAQAIARFIAQEMHRLFSNIDIAFRGVHADGDVVIVEERMRATLPGGKPYENDYCFVFTVAGDRIREVREYMDTRKGWRMVFGEER; this is translated from the coding sequence GTGACCAGCCCAAGAGACATCGTCCTGAATGCCTGGAAGACCTTCTCCTCGCGCGATGCTGCGCGTATCGCGGCGCTGTTCACGGATGATGCCCAATGGATCGCGCCGAAGGGCAATGCCACCGCGATCGCGCTCGATCACACCGACCACATGGTGGGCGCGCAAGCGATCGCGCGCTTCATCGCGCAGGAGATGCACAGGTTGTTCTCGAACATCGATATCGCGTTTCGCGGCGTCCATGCCGACGGCGACGTGGTGATCGTGGAGGAGCGGATGCGCGCCACGCTTCCCGGCGGCAAGCCGTACGAGAACGACTATTGCTTCGTGTTCACGGTGGCGGGCGATCGGATCCGTGAGGTGCGCGAATACATGGATACGCGCAAGGGCTGGCGGATGGTGTTCGGGGAGGAGAGGTGA
- a CDS encoding transglycosylase SLT domain-containing protein: MPRKSTSLLPRLRRFRRGVRWARKRFARAPRMVRVTAGVAMLLAAATLLNIAYQTIRKPTELFAVIGHTLDKEPAENWRQYGPLFRTYSTATITPELLAALAQVESSGNPVARTYWRWRWSFNPLAIYRPASSAVGLFQMTDPAFAEAARFCVRGNAVTETACGFTSFYIRVIPSHAIELASVYLDRQVADVLARAGDVRASAQQKQDLAAFIHLCGAGPATAYARRKFQMTADEKCGDHLVASYVARVNAMKRQFLRLAADGSD, encoded by the coding sequence ATGCCAAGGAAAAGCACCAGCCTCCTCCCTCGCCTGCGCAGGTTCCGGCGCGGCGTGCGGTGGGCACGAAAGAGGTTCGCGCGCGCACCGCGGATGGTTCGGGTCACCGCAGGCGTGGCGATGCTGCTTGCGGCGGCAACGCTCCTGAACATCGCCTATCAAACGATCCGCAAGCCAACCGAGCTGTTCGCCGTCATCGGCCACACCCTCGACAAGGAGCCGGCAGAGAACTGGCGGCAATACGGGCCGCTGTTCCGCACCTACTCCACCGCGACGATCACGCCGGAATTGCTCGCCGCGCTGGCGCAGGTCGAGAGTTCAGGCAATCCGGTGGCGCGCACCTATTGGCGCTGGCGATGGAGCTTCAATCCGCTCGCGATCTACCGCCCCGCCTCCAGCGCCGTCGGCCTCTTCCAGATGACCGATCCGGCCTTCGCCGAGGCCGCACGGTTCTGTGTCCGCGGCAACGCGGTCACGGAGACTGCGTGCGGGTTCACCAGCTTCTACATCCGCGTGATCCCGAGCCACGCCATCGAACTGGCATCGGTCTATCTCGATCGCCAAGTGGCTGACGTTCTCGCCCGCGCGGGCGATGTAAGGGCCAGCGCGCAGCAGAAGCAGGATCTGGCCGCCTTCATCCATCTTTGCGGCGCTGGTCCCGCCACGGCTTATGCACGCCGCAAGTTTCAGATGACCGCCGACGAGAAGTGCGGCGATCACCTCGTCGCAAGCTATGTCGCCAGGGTCAACGCGATGAAGCGGCAGTTTTTGCGCCTTGCGGCGGACGGCAGCGACTAG
- a CDS encoding cell envelope biogenesis protein TolA has product MPRKLKSEPNSKPKRKLKTYQTSLGFFDQAIAAPSMKAALDAWGASSNLFHQGVARETEDPDIVAATMASPGVVLRRPVGSDGPFTESAELPTDLADGDARPKHKPRKGPAAKTAKKPSRKTDDQQARKAAVAFEKEERRREAERRKEEAARAKERARREKAVATAQAALDKARREHEARAEAIDAERAALDERAEAEQARWDKQRMRLEEAVRRARE; this is encoded by the coding sequence ATGCCAAGAAAATTGAAAAGCGAGCCGAACAGCAAACCGAAGCGAAAACTGAAGACCTACCAGACCTCGCTCGGTTTCTTCGACCAGGCGATCGCCGCGCCCTCGATGAAGGCAGCGCTGGACGCCTGGGGCGCCAGCTCCAACCTGTTCCATCAGGGCGTCGCCAGAGAGACCGAAGACCCCGACATCGTCGCCGCGACCATGGCAAGCCCCGGTGTCGTGCTCAGGCGTCCGGTCGGATCGGACGGTCCATTCACCGAAAGCGCGGAGCTGCCGACCGATCTCGCCGACGGCGATGCCAGGCCCAAACATAAGCCCAGGAAGGGTCCGGCCGCCAAGACCGCAAAGAAACCGTCGCGCAAGACCGACGACCAACAGGCGCGCAAGGCTGCCGTGGCGTTCGAGAAGGAAGAGCGGCGGCGCGAAGCCGAGCGCCGCAAAGAAGAGGCGGCCCGCGCCAAGGAGCGCGCACGGCGAGAGAAGGCGGTCGCCACAGCGCAGGCCGCGCTGGACAAGGCAAGGCGTGAGCACGAAGCGCGCGCGGAGGCGATCGACGCGGAGCGGGCGGCGCTCGATGAACGTGCTGAGGCGGAGCAGGCTCGGTGGGACAAGCAGAGGATGAGGCTTGAGGAGGCGGTGCGTCGCGCACGGGAGTAG
- a CDS encoding GNAT family N-acetyltransferase — MTDDDGIEIRRLAREDAILYRDIRLEALQANPEAFGSTFEVEDAQPLSLFSDRLGSSTVLGAFRDTKLVGIVGFAVQQGLKEAHKGALWGMYVRPAARNAKVGRRLVEAVCNHARQQVELIQLGVVLDNEQARSLYARLGFLEYGVEKNALKQAGRYYDLVLMAKDLSRH, encoded by the coding sequence ATGACCGACGACGACGGCATTGAGATACGTCGCCTCGCACGGGAGGACGCAATCCTCTATCGAGACATTCGACTGGAGGCTCTTCAAGCCAACCCGGAAGCGTTCGGTAGCACCTTCGAGGTTGAAGATGCTCAGCCGCTGAGTCTGTTCTCGGATCGGCTCGGCAGCTCTACAGTGCTCGGCGCGTTCCGCGACACAAAGCTCGTCGGCATTGTCGGCTTTGCTGTCCAACAGGGCCTGAAAGAAGCTCACAAAGGCGCGCTTTGGGGAATGTACGTTCGACCCGCCGCAAGGAATGCCAAGGTCGGTCGACGGTTGGTCGAAGCGGTATGCAATCACGCCCGTCAGCAGGTTGAGCTGATCCAGCTCGGCGTGGTGCTGGACAATGAACAGGCCCGGAGTCTCTACGCGAGATTGGGCTTTCTGGAGTACGGCGTGGAGAAGAACGCTCTGAAGCAAGCTGGCCGCTACTACGACTTGGTTCTCATGGCAAAGGATCTCTCGCGGCACTGA
- a CDS encoding DMT family transporter, which translates to MDQRTSGADALTQQTNDAGPALLGVVCGVAAALFWALGFAGTRHGLKVGFTPVDLLVHRYVWSGIAFLPLVFRAGISDLCGIGWGRGLVLMVLGGPVMALISYTGFLFVPLGHGAVIQPSSATLGGLLLAALFLKEKISASRLAGALVIVGGLGVIGAESIGHIGADGVQGDLIFVLTGFMFAGFGALLRHWRVSAVSAALVINVLSLLLLPIYLATGGLARIAAIGVSENAIQVLAQGVLAGPAALYLFAVSVQRLGVARAAVFPAIVPALTLLIGWLLLGEPPTTLQTAGLVTVLCGFYLAQRQR; encoded by the coding sequence ATGGATCAGCGGACGAGCGGCGCTGACGCTCTCACTCAACAAACCAACGATGCAGGCCCGGCGCTGCTCGGCGTCGTCTGCGGGGTGGCCGCGGCGCTGTTCTGGGCGCTCGGTTTTGCCGGCACGCGGCATGGTCTCAAAGTCGGTTTCACTCCGGTCGATCTGCTCGTGCATCGCTATGTCTGGTCGGGGATCGCGTTCCTGCCGCTGGTCTTCCGTGCCGGCATCTCCGATCTCTGCGGCATCGGCTGGGGCAGGGGCCTCGTGCTGATGGTGCTGGGCGGCCCGGTGATGGCGCTGATCTCCTACACCGGTTTCCTGTTCGTGCCGCTCGGCCATGGCGCCGTGATCCAGCCCTCCAGCGCAACGCTTGGCGGACTGCTGCTCGCGGCCTTGTTCCTGAAAGAGAAGATCTCCGCCTCGCGCCTTGCGGGCGCTCTCGTCATCGTCGGCGGCCTCGGCGTGATCGGCGCGGAATCGATCGGCCATATCGGGGCCGACGGCGTGCAGGGCGATCTGATCTTCGTGCTCACCGGATTCATGTTCGCCGGTTTTGGTGCGCTGCTGCGCCACTGGCGCGTCTCCGCCGTGTCGGCCGCGCTCGTCATCAACGTGCTGTCGCTGCTGCTCTTGCCGATTTATCTCGCGACCGGCGGGCTCGCCCGCATCGCGGCGATCGGCGTCTCCGAGAACGCGATCCAGGTGCTGGCACAGGGCGTGCTCGCAGGGCCCGCCGCGCTCTATCTGTTCGCTGTCTCGGTCCAGCGCCTCGGCGTCGCCCGCGCCGCCGTCTTTCCCGCGATCGTGCCGGCGCTGACGCTCCTGATCGGCTGGCTGCTGCTCGGCGAGCCGCCGACGACGTTGCAGACGGCGGGGCTCGTCACGGTGCTGTGCGGGTTTTACCTCGCGCAGCGGCAGCGGTAG
- a CDS encoding ThuA domain-containing protein: MRRREFIALLGGAAAIRPLGAHAERPPERILYFTYSAGYRHDVIPLSKVILTQLGSNSGVFEVTATEDTSEFSTENLERYAAVMFYTTGELPMSDAQKRALLNFVRSGRGFLGVHSATDTFYNWPDYLDLIGGYFNGHPWHQAVKIEVVDAGDPLVAFLGNSLQVEDEIYQISDFDYRGSRVLLRLDPSSVDLGKTGVHQRFYGWPLTWTRFYGEGRVFYSALGHEPSVWQDARYQRILTNAITWSMRRSP; the protein is encoded by the coding sequence GTGAGGCGACGTGAGTTCATCGCGCTCCTCGGCGGCGCGGCGGCAATCCGACCACTCGGCGCGCATGCTGAGCGTCCGCCAGAGCGCATCCTCTATTTCACATACTCCGCCGGCTACCGGCATGATGTCATACCGCTTTCTAAGGTAATCTTGACTCAGCTCGGAAGCAATTCGGGTGTCTTTGAAGTCACTGCAACGGAAGACACGTCTGAATTTTCTACCGAAAACCTCGAGCGCTACGCAGCGGTGATGTTCTACACAACCGGAGAACTTCCGATGAGCGACGCGCAAAAGAGAGCTCTTCTCAACTTTGTGCGCTCGGGCCGCGGGTTCCTCGGCGTTCATTCGGCGACGGACACGTTCTACAATTGGCCGGACTATCTCGACCTGATCGGCGGCTACTTTAATGGTCATCCTTGGCATCAGGCCGTGAAGATCGAGGTGGTTGATGCCGGCGATCCCCTGGTGGCTTTTCTCGGGAATTCGTTGCAAGTCGAGGACGAGATCTACCAGATCAGCGACTTCGACTATCGTGGATCACGCGTGCTTCTGCGCCTCGACCCAAGCTCGGTGGACCTTGGCAAGACTGGCGTACATCAACGATTCTATGGCTGGCCTCTCACCTGGACCCGATTCTATGGCGAGGGACGAGTATTTTATTCGGCGCTAGGCCACGAGCCGTCAGTTTGGCAGGACGCCCGCTACCAGCGAATCCTCACGAACGCTATCACTTGGTCTATGCGAAGGTCGCCCTAG